One genomic region from Nymphaea colorata isolate Beijing-Zhang1983 chromosome 12, ASM883128v2, whole genome shotgun sequence encodes:
- the LOC116266202 gene encoding protein GRAVITROPIC IN THE LIGHT 1-like produces MTEMEREEGAVKAPQISQLFQRFASVCKSKTMEFFAEEEDYEQIPTMGNDDFESKEEIITDQKVVVIKPDHLRNCPSEAPKIISSPPLDSLVSCILASVSAFESAYVQLQTAHAPFDVENVKTADRAAIAQLRKLSEIKHLGRNCGELPSSEWILEAQVQERQSMLRTYEMTVNRLQAEIDRMDAEASTLKEQIKKLGRTNSRWMKRLDELNSRQVAPSLSIFDSALQKATKLSHSFAKTLIEHMKQAKWNLDYATDSLYPGTCYAKKGHNKYALLSYVCLEMFSEFDSETFSEINVSILGKKDCLQRFVQCRSLNAVEVLRRNSECGFSKFCRKKYLQLLHPKMEASFFENLEQRDMVVNHDCTKWPLDNPLFESFVKMAYSIWLLHVLAFAFDPVIEIFQVKSGDEFCMVFMEDVVQGSVLSGSGADGSRARVGFTVVPGFRVGKTIIQCQVYLNGMIYIE; encoded by the coding sequence ATGACGGAAATGGAGAGGGAAGAGGGCGCAGTGAAAGCTCCCCAGATCTCGCAATTGTTCCAGAGGTTCGCTAGCGTCTGCAAGTCGAAAACGATGGAGTTCTTCGCTGAAGAAGAAGACTACGAGCAGATTCCGACGATGGGTAATGACGATTTCGAATCCAAGGAGGAGATCATCACGGACCAGAAGGTGGTCGTTATCAAACCCGACCATCTCCGCAACTGCCCATCTGAAGCCCCCAAAATTATCAGCTCCCCGCCTCTCGATTCTTTAGTCTCTTGCATTTTAGCCAGCGTTTCGGCCTTCGAGTCGGCATATGTTCAGTTGCAAACTGCGCACGCGCCGTTTGATGTCGAAAACGTGAAGACCGCCGACCGGGCAGCCATCGCTCAGCTTCGGAAACTCTCTGAGATCAAGCATTTGGGTCGCAATTGCGGCGAATTGCCGTCCTCGGAGTGGATTCTTGAAGCGCAGGTTCAGGAGCGGCAGAGTATGCTCAGGACGTACGAGATGACTGTTAATAGGCTTCAAGCAGAGATTGATCGGATGGATGCGGAGGCCTCAACGCTTAAGGAGCAAATCAAGAAGTTGGGTCGGACGAATTCGAGGTGGATGAAGAGATTGGACGAGTTAAACTCTAGGCAAGTAGCTCCCTCTTTGAGTATTTTCGATTCGGCGTTGCAGAAAGCTACCAAGTTGTCCCATAGTTTCGCTAAGACTCTCATTGAACACATGAAGCAAGCAAAGTGGAACTTAGATTACGCTACAGATTCTCTTTATCCGGGAACCTGTTATGCGAAGAAGGGGCATAACAAATATGCACTTCTTTCGTATGTTTGTCTTGAGATGTTTAGTGAGTTTGATAGTGAAACTTTTTCAGAAATAAATGTATCGATTCTTGGGAAGAAGGATTGCTTGCAACGATTCGTTCAGTGTAGATCACTCAATGCGGTCGAGGTTCTAAGGAGAAACTCAGAATGCGGGTTCTCTAAATTCTGCCGGAAAAAGTACTTGCAGCTGCTGCATCCTAAGATGGAAGCTTCGTTCTTTGAGAATTTAGAGCAGAGAGACATGGTAGTGAATCATGACTGCACTAAATGGCCTTTGGACAATCCTTTGTTTGAGAGCTTCGTGAAGATGGCATATTCAATATGGTTACTGCATGTATTGGCCTTTGCATTTGACCCTGTGATTGAGATTTTTCAGGTCAAGAGTGGTGATGAGTTCTGTATGGTTTTCATGGAAGATGTTGTTCAGGGTTCAGTTTTGTCTGGTTCAGGTGCTGATGGGTCCCGAGCAAGAGTGGGGTTTACTGTCGTTCCTGGGTTCAGGGTCGGTAAGACGATTATACAATGTCAAGTGTATCTGAACGGGATGATATATATAGAATGA
- the LOC116266204 gene encoding F-box protein At3g58530 yields the protein MMALSTAEGEERWNREIVPRVFVVVSGRLAQATVCRLLLVSPWCYRALLSHRPLWEVLDFRETNDAGNRLFAALALPRYKHIKHINLEFAQDIEDKHLALLKGKLLEDLQCLNLNGCQKISDDGVEAITSVCPKLQAFFIYWNMRVTDVGIKYLTNNCKEIVDLNLSGCKNVTDKSLQLIANTYQEMKALNLTRCTKITDQGLQQISLKCSSLESLNLYALSSLTDRAYKKFALLSQLRCLDLCGAQNLSDEGLCSIAECRGLVSLNLTWCVRITDIGVLTLARSCTSLEFLSVFGVLGVTDLSLEALSKSCSCTLTTLDVNGCVGIKRRSKEELLQLFPNLRCFKVHS from the exons ATGATGGCGTTGTCGACGGCAGAAGGCGAGGAGCGGTGGAACAGAGAGATCGTGCCGCGGGTCTTCGTCGTAGTGAGCGGCAGGCTCGCCCAAGCGACGGTTTGCCGTCTCCTGCTCGTCAGCCCTTGGTGCTATCGAGCCCTTCTCTCCCACCGTCCGCTTTGGGAG GTTCTTGATTTTCGTGAAACTAATGATGCTGGTAATCGACTTTTCGCTGCCCTCGCTTTG CCAAGGTACAAGCACATCAAGCACATAAACCTTGAATTTGCTCAAGATATTGAAGACAAACATCTTGCTCTTCTTAAAGGCAAG CTGCTTGAAGACTTGCAGTGTCTTAACCTAAATGGCTGCCAAAAGATTTCTGATGATGGGGTCGAAGCTATAACTAGTGTTTGCCCAAAGCTCCAAGCATTCTTTATCTATTGGAATATGAG GGTTACAGATGTGGGAATTAAGTACCTTACCAATAATTGTAAGGAGATAGTTGATTTGAACCTGAGTGGCTGTAAG AATGTGACTGACAAGAGCTTGCAACTAATTGCAAATACTTACCAAGAGATGAAAGCTTTAAATTTGACAAG GTGCACCAAGATCACCGATCAAGGGTTGCAGCAAATATCGTTGAAATGTTCTAGCTTAGAGAGCTTGAACCTTTATGCACTTTCGAG CTTGACGGACAGGGCATACAAAAAGTTTGCATTGCTTTCTCAGTTACGGTGCTTGGATCTTTGTGGCGCACAG AACTTGTCCGATGAAGGTCTTTGCTCAATAGCTGAGTGCAGAGGTCTCGTTTCTCTGAATTTAACATG GTGCGTGCGTATTACTGACATTGGCGTCCTAACCCTTGCACGGAGTTGCACTTCTCTTGAGTTTCTTAG CGTATTTGGGGTTCTTGGCGTCACGGATCTAAGCTTAGAGGCACTCTCAAAGTCTTGTTCATGCACCCTTACGACACTCGACGTCAATGGTTGTGTGGGCATAAAG AGACGTAGCAAGGAGGAACTTTTGCAATTATTTCCCAACCTCCGATGTTTCAAGGTGCACAGTTGA
- the LOC116265906 gene encoding axial regulator YABBY 5 isoform X1 encodes MSSSSMFGLDHLQPEQLCYVHCNFCNTVLAVSVPCSSLFKIVTVRCGHCTNLLSVNMRALLQPPPPPLPPPPPTPPSLSSHQLFPPSLNLPVVRHDPQGEIPAAESMILEHSIMKDSAASSVSRVADHTNMTTTTRTPTVNRPPEKRQRVPSAYNRFIKDEIQRIKAGNPDITHREAFSTAAKNWAHFPHIHFGLMADQNMKKTNLRQQEGDDMILSDGFFGTANMGVTPY; translated from the exons ATGTCGTCGTCCTCCATGTTTGGGCTAGACCACCTGCAACCTGAGCAGTTGTGTTATGTCCATTGCAACTTTTGCAATACCGTCCTGGCG gTGAGCGTTCCCTGCAGCAGCCTGTTCAAGATCGTCACCGTGAGATGTGGCCATTGCACCAACCTCCTCTCCGTTAACATGCGGGCCCTtctccagccaccaccaccacctctgCCACCCCCGCCACCGACACCACCATCTCTCTCTAGCCATCAATTATTCCCTCCCTCTCTTAATCTGCCTGTTGTTCGTCATGATCCACAG GGGGAAATCCCAGCCGCTGAGAGCATGATTCTCGAGCATTCGATCATGAAGGATTCGGCTGCATCGTCGGTGAGCCGTGTGGCAGATCACACCAACATGACGACGACTACGAGGACGCCGACTGTCAATAGGC CGCCCGAGAAGAGGCAGAGGGTGCCTTCTGCGTACAACAGGTTCATCAA AGACGAGATCCAACGAATCAAGGCAGGAAACCCAGATATCACCCACCGGGAAGCATTCAGCACAGCTGCCAAGAAT TGGGCACACTTCCCCCATATCCACTTCGGTCTCATGGCTGATCAGAACATGAAGAAAACCAACCTACGCCAGCAG GAAGGAGATGACATGATACTCTCAGATGGCTTCTTCGGCACTGCCAATATGGGAGTCACTCCctactaa
- the LOC116265906 gene encoding protein YABBY 4 isoform X2 → MSSSSMFGLDHLQPEQLCYVHCNFCNTVLAVSVPCSSLFKIVTVRCGHCTNLLSVNMRALLQPPPPPLPPPPPTPPSLSSHQLFPPSLNLPVVRHDPQGEIPAAESMILEHSIMKDSAASSVSRVADHTNMTTTTRTPTVNRPPEKRQRVPSAYNRFIKDEIQRIKAGNPDITHREAFSTAAKNWAHFPHIHFGLMADQNMKKTNLRQQVVADHCFNMKEMT, encoded by the exons ATGTCGTCGTCCTCCATGTTTGGGCTAGACCACCTGCAACCTGAGCAGTTGTGTTATGTCCATTGCAACTTTTGCAATACCGTCCTGGCG gTGAGCGTTCCCTGCAGCAGCCTGTTCAAGATCGTCACCGTGAGATGTGGCCATTGCACCAACCTCCTCTCCGTTAACATGCGGGCCCTtctccagccaccaccaccacctctgCCACCCCCGCCACCGACACCACCATCTCTCTCTAGCCATCAATTATTCCCTCCCTCTCTTAATCTGCCTGTTGTTCGTCATGATCCACAG GGGGAAATCCCAGCCGCTGAGAGCATGATTCTCGAGCATTCGATCATGAAGGATTCGGCTGCATCGTCGGTGAGCCGTGTGGCAGATCACACCAACATGACGACGACTACGAGGACGCCGACTGTCAATAGGC CGCCCGAGAAGAGGCAGAGGGTGCCTTCTGCGTACAACAGGTTCATCAA AGACGAGATCCAACGAATCAAGGCAGGAAACCCAGATATCACCCACCGGGAAGCATTCAGCACAGCTGCCAAGAAT TGGGCACACTTCCCCCATATCCACTTCGGTCTCATGGCTGATCAGAACATGAAGAAAACCAACCTACGCCAGCAGGTAGTTGCAGACCATTGCTTCAACAT GAAGGAGATGACATGA